One SAR202 cluster bacterium DNA window includes the following coding sequences:
- a CDS encoding GNAT family N-acetyltransferase, with translation MRPGLLKKAFPWLRNRSDEPGEANGALAIRGERVLLREKALRDAVEDYAWRTDEEISRLDATQPISMSYAAFLRYTKEEMMYASQSSRRFAIDTVEGKHIGNCMYYDISLKRGEVELGIMIGDRDYQGRGYGTEAVDLLLDYIFTTTPLNRVYLHTLEWNHRARRSFAKSGFKEIQAVHRSGFDFIKMEIFRWEWEKLRDGQAGQGSSSAQNGAPAGPKVGT, from the coding sequence ATGAGGCCCGGATTGCTGAAAAAGGCCTTTCCATGGTTGCGAAATAGGTCCGATGAGCCCGGAGAGGCCAATGGCGCTTTGGCTATAAGGGGCGAGCGGGTGCTTCTCAGGGAGAAGGCGCTCAGGGACGCCGTGGAGGACTACGCCTGGCGCACCGACGAGGAGATCTCCCGGCTGGACGCCACGCAGCCGATAAGTATGTCGTACGCCGCCTTCCTTCGTTACACGAAGGAAGAGATGATGTATGCCAGCCAGTCCTCGCGCCGGTTTGCGATCGACACGGTGGAAGGCAAGCACATCGGCAACTGCATGTACTACGACATCAGCCTCAAGCGTGGCGAAGTTGAGCTCGGGATCATGATCGGGGACCGCGATTACCAGGGCCGGGGCTACGGAACGGAGGCGGTCGACCTGCTCCTGGACTACATCTTCACCACCACGCCGCTGAACCGCGTCTACCTTCACACGCTGGAGTGGAACCACAGGGCGCGGCGCTCCTTCGCCAAGTCCGGCTTCAAGGAGATACAGGCGGTACACCGGAGCGGGTTCGACTTCATCAAGATGGAGATTTTCCGCTGGGAGTGGGAGAAGCTGCGGGACGGGCAGGCCGGGCAGGGAAGCTCCTCGGCGCAGAACGGCGCGCCGGCGGGACCGAAGGTGGGCACCTAG
- a CDS encoding tungstate transporter permease, producing the protein MSDIDGAELARIVALSLTVSGFALAISSLIGIPLGVWLAMRRFWGKRLIVASLYAGMGFPPVVIGLLVYLLLSRQGPLGGLGWLYAPKAMVAAQVIISLPVVASFTMVAVSGVSAGVRRQALTLGATEMQAALAVLREARLGVVVAVVGGFGSIISEVGAVMIVGGNLKGSTQVLTTAIVQFTRMGLFAEALLLGGVLLGMAFLINVAWLFLQGRRLAGE; encoded by the coding sequence ATGAGCGATATCGACGGCGCCGAGCTGGCGCGCATTGTCGCCCTCTCGCTCACGGTGTCCGGCTTCGCGCTCGCCATCAGCAGCCTGATCGGCATCCCCCTGGGCGTATGGCTCGCCATGCGGCGCTTCTGGGGCAAGCGGCTCATAGTCGCCAGCCTGTACGCCGGTATGGGCTTCCCGCCGGTGGTCATCGGCCTCCTCGTCTACCTCCTCCTCTCGCGCCAAGGGCCGCTCGGCGGCCTAGGCTGGCTCTACGCTCCTAAAGCGATGGTCGCGGCCCAGGTGATCATCTCCCTCCCCGTCGTTGCCAGCTTTACGATGGTCGCCGTCTCTGGGGTCAGCGCCGGGGTACGCAGGCAGGCGCTCACGCTGGGCGCAACCGAGATGCAAGCCGCGCTGGCTGTCCTCCGGGAGGCCAGGCTGGGGGTGGTTGTGGCGGTCGTCGGCGGCTTCGGCAGCATCATCTCGGAGGTCGGGGCGGTCATGATCGTCGGCGGCAACCTGAAGGGCTCCACGCAGGTGCTCACGACGGCCATCGTCCAGTTCACCCGCATGGGCCTGTTCGCCGAGGCGCTCCTGCTGGGCGGAGTCCTTCTCGGGATGGCCTTTCTCATTAACGTCGCCTGGCTCTTCCTCCAGGGCAGGAGACTGGCGGGCGAATGA
- a CDS encoding NUDIX hydrolase, translating to MSQDQPVEHLLSAGGVVYRDGGNEREIVLCGRKSPVLWALPKGTPDAGETREQTAVREVREETGLDVHLECFIDKVEYWFVRPFDKARCHKTVLFYLMSPTGGDVSLHDHEFDDVRWFPVDEALKLLTYGNEARIAEKGLSMVAK from the coding sequence ATGAGCCAAGACCAACCCGTTGAACACCTTTTGTCTGCCGGTGGAGTTGTATACAGAGATGGAGGCAATGAAAGGGAAATAGTACTTTGCGGGCGAAAATCGCCGGTGCTGTGGGCGCTGCCGAAGGGCACGCCGGATGCGGGTGAGACCCGCGAGCAGACGGCGGTGCGCGAGGTCCGGGAGGAGACCGGGCTGGACGTCCACCTGGAATGCTTTATCGATAAGGTGGAGTACTGGTTCGTCCGCCCCTTCGACAAGGCCCGTTGCCACAAGACCGTGCTCTTTTACCTGATGTCGCCGACCGGGGGCGACGTGTCCCTGCACGACCACGAGTTCGATGATGTCCGCTGGTTCCCCGTCGACGAGGCGCTCAAGCTGTTGACTTACGGAAATGAGGCCCGGATTGCTGAAAAAGGCCTTTCCATGGTTGCGAAATAG
- a CDS encoding ATP-binding cassette domain-containing protein, with translation MSEPAYVLQGISKQFHGREVCRVPELVVPSGSLTVIMGHNGAGKSTLLRMLGFLERPDEGALSFCGSPVDYRRSVDIHHRRAVTMVFQSPIFFSGTALSNVEYGLKLRGQNAASAEAMRALEAAGLAGMASARAATMSAGEQQRVALARALAILPAVLLLDEPTANLDPQNTAMVERIVARLNREDGTTVVLVTQNVFQARRLATHAGVMLYGALAESGPAQEVLNAPRDGRVRAFLAGEAEF, from the coding sequence ATGAGTGAGCCGGCGTACGTCCTCCAGGGTATTTCAAAACAGTTCCATGGCAGGGAGGTCTGCCGGGTGCCGGAGCTGGTCGTGCCCTCCGGCTCTCTCACTGTAATCATGGGACACAACGGCGCCGGCAAGAGCACCTTGCTGCGGATGCTGGGCTTCCTGGAAAGGCCTGACGAAGGGGCGCTGAGCTTCTGCGGCAGCCCGGTGGACTATCGACGAAGCGTGGACATCCATCACCGCCGCGCAGTCACGATGGTCTTCCAGAGCCCGATCTTCTTCTCCGGGACTGCGCTTTCCAACGTGGAGTACGGGCTGAAGCTGCGCGGGCAGAACGCTGCTTCAGCCGAGGCAATGCGCGCGCTGGAGGCGGCTGGACTGGCGGGCATGGCTTCCGCCCGCGCCGCAACAATGTCCGCCGGTGAGCAGCAGCGGGTGGCTCTCGCCAGGGCGCTGGCCATACTGCCTGCCGTGCTTCTGCTGGACGAGCCCACGGCAAACCTGGACCCGCAAAACACCGCCATGGTCGAGCGCATTGTGGCGCGGCTGAACCGGGAGGACGGCACGACGGTGGTGCTGGTCACGCAGAACGTCTTCCAGGCGCGGCGGCTGGCGACTCACGCCGGCGTGATGCTATACGGCGCGCTGGCCGAGTCCGGGCCGGCCCAGGAGGTGCTGAACGCCCCTCGCGACGGCAGGGTACGGGCGTTCCTCGCCGGCGAGGCGGAGTTCTAG